A region of Eschrichtius robustus isolate mEscRob2 chromosome 19, mEscRob2.pri, whole genome shotgun sequence DNA encodes the following proteins:
- the LOC137753044 gene encoding acidic leucine-rich nuclear phosphoprotein 32 family member B-like isoform X4 has protein sequence MDMKRRIHLELRNQTLAAVRELVLDNCKSNDGKIEGLMAEFVNLEFLSLINVALGFPGLISVSNLPKLPKLKKLEPSDNRIFGGLDMLAEKLPNLTHLNLSGNKLKDISTLEPSKKLECPKSLDLFNCEVTNLNDYQESVFKLLPQLTYLDGYDQEDSETPDSDAEVDGVDDEDEVSGEEECGHDGEADEDEDDEDEEEDDEGEDEDQEEEEDEECGHDGEADKDEDEDEDEEEEEEESGKGEKRKRETDDEAEDD, from the exons ATGGACATGAAGAGGAGGATCCACCTGGAGCTGAGGAACCAGACCCTGGCAGCTGTTCGAGAACTTGTCCTGGACAATTGCAAATCAAATGATGGGAAAATTGAGGGCCTAATGGCTGAATTTGTGAACTTAGAGTTCCTCAGTTTAATAAATGtagctttgggcttccctg gcTTGATTTCAGTTTCAAATCTCCCCAAACTACCTAAATTGAAAAAGCTTGAGCCCAGTGACAACAGAATCTTTGGAGGTCTGGATATGTTAGCAGAAAAACTTCCAAATCTTACACATCTAAACTTAAGTGGAAATAAACTAAAAGATATCAGCACCCTGGAACCTTCGAAAAAGTTGGAATGTCCGAAGAGCCTGGATCTGTTTAACTGTGAGGTTACTAACCTGAATGACTACCAAGAGAGTGTCTTCAAGCTCCTGCCCCAGCTGACCTACCTGGATGGCTATGACCAAGAGGACAGTGAAACCCCTGACTCAGATGCCGAGGTGGATGGTGTGGAT GATGAAGATGAAGTCAGTGGGGAGGAAGAATGTGGACATGATGGAGAAGctgatgaagatgaagatgatgagGATGAAGAAGAGGACGATGAAGGAGAAGATGaggaccaggaggaggaggaggatg AAGAATGTGGACATGATGGAGAAGCTGataaagatgaagatgaagatgaggatgaggaggaagaagaggaagaaagcgggaaaggtgagaagaggaagagagaaacagatgATGAAGCAGAAGATGattaa
- the LOC137753044 gene encoding acidic leucine-rich nuclear phosphoprotein 32 family member B-like isoform X3 yields MDMKRRIHLELRNQTLAAVRELVLDNCKSNDGKIEGLMAEFVNLEFLSLINVALGFPGLISVSNLPKLPKLKKLEPSDNRIFGGLDMLAEKLPNLTHLNLSGNKLKDISTLEPSKKLECPKSLDLFNCEVTNLNDYQESVFKLLPQLTYLDGYDQEDSETPDSDAEVDGVDDEEEDDEGEDEDQEEEEDGEEEECDDEEDEDVEGEDEDKVSGEEEECGHDGEADKDEDEDEDEEEEEEESGKGEKRKRETDDEAEDD; encoded by the exons ATGGACATGAAGAGGAGGATCCACCTGGAGCTGAGGAACCAGACCCTGGCAGCTGTTCGAGAACTTGTCCTGGACAATTGCAAATCAAATGATGGGAAAATTGAGGGCCTAATGGCTGAATTTGTGAACTTAGAGTTCCTCAGTTTAATAAATGtagctttgggcttccctg gcTTGATTTCAGTTTCAAATCTCCCCAAACTACCTAAATTGAAAAAGCTTGAGCCCAGTGACAACAGAATCTTTGGAGGTCTGGATATGTTAGCAGAAAAACTTCCAAATCTTACACATCTAAACTTAAGTGGAAATAAACTAAAAGATATCAGCACCCTGGAACCTTCGAAAAAGTTGGAATGTCCGAAGAGCCTGGATCTGTTTAACTGTGAGGTTACTAACCTGAATGACTACCAAGAGAGTGTCTTCAAGCTCCTGCCCCAGCTGACCTACCTGGATGGCTATGACCAAGAGGACAGTGAAACCCCTGACTCAGATGCCGAGGTGGATGGTGTGGAT GATGAAGAAGAGGACGATGAAGGAGAAGATGaggaccaggaggaggaggaggatggtgaGGAAGAAGAGTGTGATGATGAAGAAGATGAAGATGTAGAAGGGGAGGATGAAGATAAAGTCAGTGGGGAGGAAGAAGAATGTGGACATGATGGAGAAGCTGataaagatgaagatgaagatgaggatgaggaggaagaagaggaagaaagcgggaaaggtgagaagaggaagagagaaacagatgATGAAGCAGAAGATGattaa
- the LOC137753044 gene encoding acidic leucine-rich nuclear phosphoprotein 32 family member B-like isoform X2: MDMKRRIHLELRNQTLAAVRELVLDNCKSNDGKIEGLMAEFVNLEFLSLINVALGFPGLISVSNLPKLPKLKKLEPSDNRIFGGLDMLAEKLPNLTHLNLSGNKLKDISTLEPSKKLECPKSLDLFNCEVTNLNDYQESVFKLLPQLTYLDGYDQEDSETPDSDAEVDADEDEDDEDEEEDDEGEDEDQEEEEDGEEEECDDEEDEDVEGEDEDKVSGEEEECGHDGEADKDEDEDEDEEEEEEESGKGEKRKRETDDEAEDD, translated from the exons ATGGACATGAAGAGGAGGATCCACCTGGAGCTGAGGAACCAGACCCTGGCAGCTGTTCGAGAACTTGTCCTGGACAATTGCAAATCAAATGATGGGAAAATTGAGGGCCTAATGGCTGAATTTGTGAACTTAGAGTTCCTCAGTTTAATAAATGtagctttgggcttccctg gcTTGATTTCAGTTTCAAATCTCCCCAAACTACCTAAATTGAAAAAGCTTGAGCCCAGTGACAACAGAATCTTTGGAGGTCTGGATATGTTAGCAGAAAAACTTCCAAATCTTACACATCTAAACTTAAGTGGAAATAAACTAAAAGATATCAGCACCCTGGAACCTTCGAAAAAGTTGGAATGTCCGAAGAGCCTGGATCTGTTTAACTGTGAGGTTACTAACCTGAATGACTACCAAGAGAGTGTCTTCAAGCTCCTGCCCCAGCTGACCTACCTGGATGGCTATGACCAAGAGGACAGTGAAACCCCTGACTCAGATGCCGAGGTGGATG ctgatgaagatgaagatgatgagGATGAAGAAGAGGACGATGAAGGAGAAGATGaggaccaggaggaggaggaggatggtgaGGAAGAAGAGTGTGATGATGAAGAAGATGAAGATGTAGAAGGGGAGGATGAAGATAAAGTCAGTGGGGAGGAAGAAGAATGTGGACATGATGGAGAAGCTGataaagatgaagatgaagatgaggatgaggaggaagaagaggaagaaagcgggaaaggtgagaagaggaagagagaaacagatgATGAAGCAGAAGATGattaa
- the LOC137753044 gene encoding acidic leucine-rich nuclear phosphoprotein 32 family member B-like isoform X5, translating to MDMKRRIHLELRNQTLAAVRELVLDNCKSNDGKIEGLMAEFVNLEFLSLINVALGFPGLISVSNLPKLPKLKKLEPSDNRIFGGLDMLAEKLPNLTHLNLSGNKLKDISTLEPSKKLECPKSLDLFNCEVTNLNDYQESVFKLLPQLTYLDGYDQEDSETPDSDAEVDEDEDQEEEEEEEEECDDEEYEDEDDEEEDDEGEDEDQEEEEDGEEEECDDEEDEDVEGEDEDKVNEDEDEEEEEEESGKGEKRKRETDDEAEDD from the exons ATGGACATGAAGAGGAGGATCCACCTGGAGCTGAGGAACCAGACCCTGGCAGCTGTTCGAGAACTTGTCCTGGACAATTGCAAATCAAATGATGGGAAAATTGAGGGCCTAATGGCTGAATTTGTGAACTTAGAGTTCCTCAGTTTAATAAATGtagctttgggcttccctg gcTTGATTTCAGTTTCAAATCTCCCCAAACTACCTAAATTGAAAAAGCTTGAGCCCAGTGACAACAGAATCTTTGGAGGTCTGGATATGTTAGCAGAAAAACTTCCAAATCTTACACATCTAAACTTAAGTGGAAATAAACTAAAAGATATCAGCACCCTGGAACCTTCGAAAAAGTTGGAATGTCCGAAGAGCCTGGATCTGTTTAACTGTGAGGTTACTAACCTGAATGACTACCAAGAGAGTGTCTTCAAGCTCCTGCCCCAGCTGACCTACCTGGATGGCTATGACCAAGAGGACAGTGAAACCCCTGACTCAGATGCCGAGGTGGATG AAGATGaggaccaggaggaggaggaggaggaggaagaagagtgtGATGATGAAGAATATGAAGATGAAGAT GATGAAGAAGAGGACGATGAAGGAGAAGATGaggaccaggaggaggaggaggatggtgaGGAAGAAGAGTGTGATGATGAAGAAGATGAAGATGTAGAAGGGGAGGATGAAGATAAAGTCA atgaagatgaggatgaggaggaagaagaggaagaaagcgggaaaggtgagaagaggaagagagaaacagatgATGAAGCAGAAGATGattaa
- the LOC137753044 gene encoding acidic leucine-rich nuclear phosphoprotein 32 family member B-like isoform X1, with protein sequence MDMKRRIHLELRNQTLAAVRELVLDNCKSNDGKIEGLMAEFVNLEFLSLINVALGFPGLISVSNLPKLPKLKKLEPSDNRIFGGLDMLAEKLPNLTHLNLSGNKLKDISTLEPSKKLECPKSLDLFNCEVTNLNDYQESVFKLLPQLTYLDGYDQEDSETPDSDAEVDEADEDEDDEDEEEDDEGEDEDQEEEEDGEEEECDDEEDEDVEGEDEDKVSGEEEECGHDGEADKDEDEDEDEEEEEEESGKGEKRKRETDDEAEDD encoded by the exons ATGGACATGAAGAGGAGGATCCACCTGGAGCTGAGGAACCAGACCCTGGCAGCTGTTCGAGAACTTGTCCTGGACAATTGCAAATCAAATGATGGGAAAATTGAGGGCCTAATGGCTGAATTTGTGAACTTAGAGTTCCTCAGTTTAATAAATGtagctttgggcttccctg gcTTGATTTCAGTTTCAAATCTCCCCAAACTACCTAAATTGAAAAAGCTTGAGCCCAGTGACAACAGAATCTTTGGAGGTCTGGATATGTTAGCAGAAAAACTTCCAAATCTTACACATCTAAACTTAAGTGGAAATAAACTAAAAGATATCAGCACCCTGGAACCTTCGAAAAAGTTGGAATGTCCGAAGAGCCTGGATCTGTTTAACTGTGAGGTTACTAACCTGAATGACTACCAAGAGAGTGTCTTCAAGCTCCTGCCCCAGCTGACCTACCTGGATGGCTATGACCAAGAGGACAGTGAAACCCCTGACTCAGATGCCGAGGTGGATG AAGctgatgaagatgaagatgatgagGATGAAGAAGAGGACGATGAAGGAGAAGATGaggaccaggaggaggaggaggatggtgaGGAAGAAGAGTGTGATGATGAAGAAGATGAAGATGTAGAAGGGGAGGATGAAGATAAAGTCAGTGGGGAGGAAGAAGAATGTGGACATGATGGAGAAGCTGataaagatgaagatgaagatgaggatgaggaggaagaagaggaagaaagcgggaaaggtgagaagaggaagagagaaacagatgATGAAGCAGAAGATGattaa